AGCATGGTACAACAATCAGGCGTAATTATTACAGGTAGCGGTTCTGCCACACCAGCAACCGTGTTGAATAACCAGAGTTTCAGTCAGCTGGTAGACACATCCGATGAGTGGATTAGGAGTCGCACGGGCATTGGTAGCAGGCGGCTAGCCACGACAGCGGAGTCTTTAAGCTCGATCGCCTCTGCTGCTGGACGAGAGGCGATCGCGATGGCAGGCATTACACCAGCCGAAATCGATCTGATTCTTTTAGCAACGTCCAGCGCCGACGATCTGTTTGGGAGTGCTTGTCAAGTCCAAGCACGGCTGGGCGCGAGTAATGCTGTAGCCTTCGATCTGACCGCAGCTTGTTCTGGATTTGTGTTTGGTATGGTTACTGCTGCCCAATACATCCGCACGGGAGTCTATCAGAACGTTTTGCTGATTGGGGCAGATGTGCTATCTCGTTGGGTAGATTGGGAAGATCGGCGTACCTGCGTCCTCTTTGGCGATGGTGCGGGAGCTGTCGTGATGCAAGCAGACAAACGCGATCGCTTACTCGGATTTGAACTCAAAAGCGACGGTACGGAAAACCACTGTCTCAACCTCAGCTATCAGGGCAACCCGAAACAACTCATGGATGGCGTGGAAGTGACTCAAGGAACTTATCAACCCATCACCATGAACGGTAAAGAAGTCTATCGTTTTGCCGTGCAGAGAGTTCCAGAAGTCATTGACAAAGCCCTGTTTCGTGCCAATCTCACTGTTGACAACATCGATTGGTTGCTCCTACATCAAGCTAACCAGCGCATTCTCGATGCTGTAGCCGATCGCTTGAAAATTCCCGCCCGTAAAGTTATTAGCAATCTCGCCCATTACGGCAACACCTCCGCCGCCTCCATTCCCCTGGCACTCGACGAAGCAGTCCGCCAAGGACAAGTGCAACCCAACCACATCATCGCCGCCTCTGGCTTTGGCGCAGGCTTGACCTGGGGAGCCGCCATTTTTCAATGGAAGTAGGTGAATCAGTTATCAGTGACCAGTTATCAATGGCTAGTGGCTGGTGACTGGTGACTAGCCACTAACCACGAGCCACCAGCCACTCACAAATGACAAATGACAAATGACTAAAACAGCATGGGTATTTCCAGGGCAAGGTTCGCAAGCAACTGGCATGGGGATGGATTTGTTAGAAATCGACTATGCCAAAGATAAGTTTGCCCAGGCAGAAGAAATTTTAGGTTGGTCTGTTGTTGAAATTTGCCAAAGCGAAGATGATAGCCTGTCGCGCACGCTCTACACCCAGCCTTGTATGTACGTTGTAGAATCTGTTCTTGCTGACTTGTTACGACAACAAGGACGACAACCAGACTTAGTAGCAGGTCATAGCTTAGGAGAATATGCTGCTCTCTACGTTGCTGGCGTGTTTGATTGGTCGTCGGGATTACGCCTAATTAAACGCCGTGCCGAACTGATGGACAGCGTTTCTGGTGGGATGATGGCGGCTTTAATTGGTTTCGATCGCACCCAGCTAGAAACTCAACTGCAACAAATGTCTGATGTTGTCCTGGCAAATGATAATAGCCCAGCTCAGGTCGTAATTTCTGGCACTCCCACTGCCGTGCAAGAGTTGATTGCTAACATCAAAACAAAACGGGCTATGCCCTTAAAAGTATCGGGAGCTTTTCACTCGCCATTTATGGCAGCAGCCGCTAGCGAGTTTCAACAAGTATTAGAAACCGTAACCTTTAACACGGCAACAATTCCAGTTTTATCGAACGTGGAACCAGTGCCAACTGTAGATGCAGCGATTTTAAAAGATCGCCTGACACGCCAAATGACAGGTGGAGTTCGTTGGCGCGAGACAGTTCAACGCTTTGTAGAAGCAGGCGTGCAACAGGTAGTAGAAATTGGTCCAGGTAACGTCCTGACCGGATTAATCAAGCGGACTTCCCCTGACTTAGGTTTAGAAAATATTAGTGGTAAGTCGTAAGTTGACAGTTATCAGTGACTGGTGGCTAGTGGCTAGTGGCTAGTGGCTAGTGGCTAGAACTGCTTCCTTGTCCCCCTTGTCCTCCTTGTCCCCCGATTCCCGGCTCCCGATTCCCGACTCCCGCCTCCCGACTACCGATTCCCCATGCCAAGAGAACGCGAACCATTTGCCAGTCTGCTGCTGTACTACCTATTTAAATATTCGGTCGTCAGTCCGATGCTGCACGCTTATTTTCGGGGACGCATTTTTGGCGCGGAAAATGTCCCCCAAAAGGGATCGTTGGTGGTAGTGAGCAATCATGCTAGTTACTTCGATCCGCCACTGCTCTCGGCTTGTATGAGACGACCAGTGGCTTACATGGCAAAAGAAGAGTTGTTTGACGTTCCGGTTTTGAAGCAAGCAATTGAGTTGTACGGTGCTTATCCAGTCAGTCGCGGGGCGGGCGATCGCAAGGCTATTCGTGCTGCACTAAAATGTTTAGAAGCAGGCTGGGCGATTGGTGTCTATTTAGAGGGAAAGCGCACGCCTGACGGACGCATTACCGATCCCAAACGCGGAGCCGCATTACTCGCAGCCAAAGCTCAAGCTCCACTTTTACCCGTCAGCCTGTGGGGAACTGAAAAAATTTTAATGAAAGGTTCTGCCGTTCCCCGTCCCGTCCCAATCACCGTAAGAATTGGCGAAGTCATTCCCCCTCCTACTTCCACTGACAAGGAAGAATTACAAGCCATCACGCGACAGTGTGCTGCCGTGATTACTACGCTACACGAATTGGGAAGATAATCAGTTATCAGTGGCTAGTAGCTGGTGGCTAGTGGCTGGATTCTTTATCTAGTCACCAGTCACTAGCCGCTAGCCACTCACTGCTACCTCATAAACGATAAACTGTAAAAATATTGTCATAACTTCAGATTGATGGAAGATTTAAGAACAGAACTGGCAGAAAGTTTAGATAGAGCTGAGTGGGAGTGGTTAATTCCTCATGCGATGCGAGATGCATTGGTAGTTGTTGCACCACAGCTCGATATTCTTGATGTTGGAGTGGCGATCGCGAATGATAACGTAACTGCGGTACAACATTGGATCGGTGAAGCATTGATTGCTAAGCCTTCTACTCATCAACTTTCTGATTGGAATAGCGATCGCGCTAAGCAGTTCAATACTTTGATCGTCCAGCCATACGTCCTCGTACAAGAGCTATCTGCTGCTTGAGGTAGGTGATTATTTCCAGCAGCTACCGTATGCTGTATTCCTAGCTGGAAACCTATGTTAAGCAAATAGCGATCGTACTTATGAAGCCAGATATGCAGGAACCACCGAATTTTTGGGAACGTTTAAATAATTTGGTATTGGTGCGTTTCTTGCTATTTTTTCTTTCTGGTTGGGCTTCTATCTTGCTGCTGAAATATTTCGAGGATGTTATTGCAATCTTCTCATTTGCTGCGATTTTAGCGTTTTTGCTCAGCTATCCCGTACAGTGGTTGCAAAAATACTTGCCTCGCTATGTAGCAGTTGCTATAGTTTTTCTGGTGAGTTTAGTATTAATTATTGCGCTCACAATTACTGTTGGTTTATCCTTAGTATCTCAAGCACAACAGCTAATTAATAGTATTACAGCTTTTTTAAACTCTTTAATTCCATTGGTAGAAAACCTAGAGGTCTTTCTACGCAATCGTAACATTATAGTCGATCTAAATGCAATTCAACAGCAGTTACAAAATCAAATTCTCTCAGGACTGAGTGTAGGTTTAACTTATAGTTTTTCTACTATTCAAATATTTTTTACTAATTTTCTCAATTTAATTTTAATTGCTGTAGTTTCTTTTTTTATGCTGCTCGACGGTCAACGGCTTTGGAGCCTAATCTTAAAGTCTGTACCGAAAAATCGACGGGCAAGATTTGAACTTATTGTGAAGCGGAAATTTTCTGGTTTCGTACAAGGTCAACTCATTTTAATGTTATTCTTAACGACTTCTAGCTTTATAGTTTTCTTAGTATTAAACGTACCTTTTCCTTTAATTTTAGCAGCAATTGTAGGGGTGTTTGATGCAATTCCTGGGATTGGAGCAACTTTAGGAGTTGGAATTATTTTTCTAATTGTTTTATCTCAAAATGTCTGGCTGGCATTAAAAGTATTAGCTGCTTGTATTATTTTGCAGCAGATTCAAGATAATTTAATTTCTCCTAGAGTGATGCAAGGTTCTTTAAACGTTAATCCAGTCGTCATCTTTTTTGCTT
This window of the Chroococcidiopsis thermalis PCC 7203 genome carries:
- a CDS encoding lysophospholipid acyltransferase family protein, with amino-acid sequence MPREREPFASLLLYYLFKYSVVSPMLHAYFRGRIFGAENVPQKGSLVVVSNHASYFDPPLLSACMRRPVAYMAKEELFDVPVLKQAIELYGAYPVSRGAGDRKAIRAALKCLEAGWAIGVYLEGKRTPDGRITDPKRGAALLAAKAQAPLLPVSLWGTEKILMKGSAVPRPVPITVRIGEVIPPPTSTDKEELQAITRQCAAVITTLHELGR
- a CDS encoding beta-ketoacyl-ACP synthase 3, which gives rise to MVQQSGVIITGSGSATPATVLNNQSFSQLVDTSDEWIRSRTGIGSRRLATTAESLSSIASAAGREAIAMAGITPAEIDLILLATSSADDLFGSACQVQARLGASNAVAFDLTAACSGFVFGMVTAAQYIRTGVYQNVLLIGADVLSRWVDWEDRRTCVLFGDGAGAVVMQADKRDRLLGFELKSDGTENHCLNLSYQGNPKQLMDGVEVTQGTYQPITMNGKEVYRFAVQRVPEVIDKALFRANLTVDNIDWLLLHQANQRILDAVADRLKIPARKVISNLAHYGNTSAASIPLALDEAVRQGQVQPNHIIAASGFGAGLTWGAAIFQWK
- a CDS encoding AI-2E family transporter; this translates as MKPDMQEPPNFWERLNNLVLVRFLLFFLSGWASILLLKYFEDVIAIFSFAAILAFLLSYPVQWLQKYLPRYVAVAIVFLVSLVLIIALTITVGLSLVSQAQQLINSITAFLNSLIPLVENLEVFLRNRNIIVDLNAIQQQLQNQILSGLSVGLTYSFSTIQIFFTNFLNLILIAVVSFFMLLDGQRLWSLILKSVPKNRRARFELIVKRKFSGFVQGQLILMLFLTTSSFIVFLVLNVPFPLILAAIVGVFDAIPGIGATLGVGIIFLIVLSQNVWLALKVLAACIILQQIQDNLISPRVMQGSLNVNPVVIFFALLVGARVAGLLGVFLAIPIASVIVSLFEIDEMKAEVS
- the fabD gene encoding ACP S-malonyltransferase; translation: MTKTAWVFPGQGSQATGMGMDLLEIDYAKDKFAQAEEILGWSVVEICQSEDDSLSRTLYTQPCMYVVESVLADLLRQQGRQPDLVAGHSLGEYAALYVAGVFDWSSGLRLIKRRAELMDSVSGGMMAALIGFDRTQLETQLQQMSDVVLANDNSPAQVVISGTPTAVQELIANIKTKRAMPLKVSGAFHSPFMAAAASEFQQVLETVTFNTATIPVLSNVEPVPTVDAAILKDRLTRQMTGGVRWRETVQRFVEAGVQQVVEIGPGNVLTGLIKRTSPDLGLENISGKS
- a CDS encoding DUF2288 domain-containing protein, encoding MEDLRTELAESLDRAEWEWLIPHAMRDALVVVAPQLDILDVGVAIANDNVTAVQHWIGEALIAKPSTHQLSDWNSDRAKQFNTLIVQPYVLVQELSAA